Below is a genomic region from Cloeon dipterum chromosome 2, ieCloDipt1.1, whole genome shotgun sequence.
CGCGAGCTCTGGTCGGTGGCGTCCACTGTTATCAGCTAACACTCAGGCGCGTGTAGACGCGAGCTGATTGCGAGTAGAAGCTAGATGAAGTAGTACTAAACTTGATGTGTCTTGTTACATCATTGTGTGTAATCgcataaaactaaaaaacgcTTAAAACAAGCTTTTTATATAACCGGTTtttataaatgcattttatgcTTCGATTTGAGACTAATATAAAATTAGGATCAGATATgaccaaatataaattttaaaattgaaaatttcaaatttttaacttttattgcatatttttaagattgatTCAtgaatgtgaaaaatatagcCGTGTACCGGTTTGATGTTACATAATACCTCGTACTTGTAAACAATGAAAGCCACAGCTGGCTACAGCCGTACAGCCACATACTTAAGATTCCTCTCGTTTTGCGATATTTCTCAgcaataatttccttttttctcaACCCCACTCTAGGTCCCTGCTGGTTTGTCCTCCGCAAAATAGACAAATTCAATGAATCTGCAGTATTAAcctctattaaaattaattcggcCTGTAGTCGAATTCCCCTTTTCCAATGCTGAGTTTGCCGGCAAGAAGGATTGCAACTTGTTATCTCACACTGATTGGCGGCAAAATGAGTACATCAGCGGCAGCTAAAGATCTCAACAAGGATCTCTGCGGCATGTTGAAACGTaaagtgaattattatttccttaaGTTGGTGACAAAATTGGCGTCCATCCCCCGTGTCATTATTTTATGACTCGTTattaattcgaatttttcctaaattcaaagaaaattgaagagcgttaaaattattttaaccagatttttattaagatgaatagaaaatttcataaattaaaaattattccagaACTAGCGGAATACGAGTTGGCAGTAAACAAAAACATGTACAAAAGTCGTGCCTACAAACAGGCGGCGGCCACCCTGGCTAAATTGGACTACAAAGTCTCCTCAGGAGAAGAGGCGAAAAAGCTGAAGGGCATCGGCGACAAGATCAGCAAGAAAATCGACGAGTTCCTTGCCACCGGCACTTTAAGAAAGCTCGACAATgtaagcaaaaataattgttaccCTGATagaaaactgataaaattaaattttcagattcaTAAAGACGCCAACAGCGAAGCAATAATTCTGCTATCCAGAGTGCATGGAATTGGATCAGCGAAAGCTCGCGAGCTGGTCACTGATTTCGGAATTAATTCATTAGAGCAGCTCCGGCAGCGTCAGGACGAGCTCAACCTCAATCATCACCAATTAATTGGCATCAagtgagataaaaaatattataatcaatgaaaattagggaaaatctaagaaaacgattttatttttgaatttttcaaatgcaaaagaaACATTTTGCTGAAACATAATTGTGTTGATTTTCTGATCagctggttttaaaaatgttatcgttattaaaatatttcaaatttaaaaagaaaaatgccaattcatttagttaattaattttaattttcagatacTTTGAGGATTTTGAGCAGCAAATTCCCCGAAAGGAGATCATAAAAGTGGAGAAAATAGTAAAAGATCACATTGCCAACTTCGACCCTGAGCTGCAAGTTACATTTTGTGGGAGCTACCGGCGCGAAAAACCTGAGAGCGGTGACATGGACATTTTAGTAACAAAGTCAAGCTATGTCTCCACGTGTGACAAAAAAGAAGGATCCACCATCCTCCGCAACTTTGTCAGCGAACTGGAAAAAATCCAATTGATCACCGGTACCATCTCCATTGGCGACGTCAAATTTATGGTAAGCGGCGAggtcaatattttattaagtaGAAAAcaacagttaattaaaaaggttaaaaagcTTTGAAATTCTGATTCTATTTgatataatgaaaatttgtttccatgttttttaattctctgaTTAtctgagtttaaaaaaaaactatttattattCCATTGAATTCCAGGGTGTTAGTAACATAGGTAGAGTTAAAGGGCACGAGAAGAAAGACGCGTTGTACCGCCATGTGGACATCCGGGTTTGTCCCAGTGATCAGTACCATTGTCACATTCTGCACTTTACTGGCAGCAGCCTCTTCAACAAGAACATGCGCCAGCACGCCCTTTCGCAGGGCTACACCCTGAATGAGTACAGTCTCCGGCCTGTTGGAACTGCAggtgatattattattttaggaaatttaagtCCTTTACTCAAATTTGTTTACGATAAGGCACTGCTGGATCGCCGGTGATTATCAACACGGAAAGGGACATTTTTGAGTACATCGACTACCCTTACCGAGAACCAAAGGACAGGAATGATTAATgtgatttgataattttgtttgtagcAAAAACGTCTActtaaaattctgtttttaaaaataaattaatttaaataagtcTGTATCataataaactaaattaatctTGCCAATATCTCAAATTATGCCATATTAGGTCCAACACCTAGAAGTCAGTGTGGCCCTTTTCACtgcacaatttattaaaaatgttttcccctcgacatttaaaataaagccaaCTTTTAAGCTTATGTGGATTTGTCTAGTTCTTTTGTTTAACACCagcaattttattcctttaaaaatactttactGCAAACCTCTGGTAATCAAACCAGCCCTGAcatgaaaagagcaaaattattgaagaTAACTTTAACGACGCGCATTCATCGCATTTTTAGTAGGTATAGACacaaaacacttttttatgaatgagcaattttaatatctctCCTGATCAGAAGGtgttatgaaattaaatatactaaCAAACAAAATGATAAGATGAAACAAAGCTGAAACGCAAGTTTAACAATCCATAAtaacacaataaattaagtAGCTAAGCAACAGTTTTTGGTATAGGgttttctttccttttaaaaaggcacacaaatttcaaatttaacattaaattctTCTAAATAGtcgtataaaaattttacagtccAGATTTGAGTAATTTCACTGTGTTCTCAATTAGCTGTCGAAGAAGTCCTGGCGCCTCGGCAGCCACTTGGCGTTGATTTGTTCCTGCTCCTGCTCTTTGTTCTTGTTCAGCTCTTCGGGCGCTTTGGGTATCGGCATACCCATGAAAGTCGGTCCTTGACCAGGCAGTTTCGTgcctctgaaattttcatggtGATTATATGAAATAAGCCCTGATCACATGATTTTCCtttctgctttaatttttagaaatattttgacaaaatgggattttttatcaaaataaattttgcttgctGTAATTTCCCatgaaaaatggtttattgTCACCAAACGCCACTCCGTGAGTTCAAAGTCACTGAAttattcagaaataaattattcaccacttttattcaaacattA
It encodes:
- the LOC135935680 gene encoding DNA polymerase beta-like, which encodes MLSLPARRIATCYLTLIGGKMSTSAAAKDLNKDLCGMLKQLAEYELAVNKNMYKSRAYKQAAATLAKLDYKVSSGEEAKKLKGIGDKISKKIDEFLATGTLRKLDNIHKDANSEAIILLSRVHGIGSAKARELVTDFGINSLEQLRQRQDELNLNHHQLIGIKYFEDFEQQIPRKEIIKVEKIVKDHIANFDPELQVTFCGSYRREKPESGDMDILVTKSSYVSTCDKKEGSTILRNFVSELEKIQLITGTISIGDVKFMGVSNIGRVKGHEKKDALYRHVDIRVCPSDQYHCHILHFTGSSLFNKNMRQHALSQGYTLNEYSLRPVGTAGTAGSPVIINTERDIFEYIDYPYREPKDRND